In one Leptidea sinapis chromosome 25, ilLepSina1.1, whole genome shotgun sequence genomic region, the following are encoded:
- the LOC126972008 gene encoding juvenile hormone esterase-like isoform X1: protein MVRIMLIKLIICILNIAFVVSDRPIVKTTHGYVAGVELKTLYEGLKYYGFMGIPFAAPPIKELRFKDPIEIDPWQETLEATKEKPACVQHNTNIKKGQPIGQYGVEDCLYLDIFTPNIDEVHRPVIIFIYNEMFQVGYNKTKDYAPDFFIEENVIVVTLSHRLSVFGFLSFDDDVLPGNAGLKDIYIAIKWIKNNIERFGGDPDRLTLMGSQGGAVSIDLLIHSEANKLFNSAILQSGSSLSQLYLERNVRERALKLGELLKIPSTTSEKLLKELQDVSPNEILKEELRAMPNHYNVENQRGLLPFGPVVERDGLINQLPEDSLQDVNIPIMIGYNSREGLDASIQYLLEPNFIGSINRNFPLIMPRRLRFKFDPESDSYIEAVEEVKKFYFKKAITIKSVPQYVTYIGDILSSYNINMMAEMYSNKTNVYFYYFDYYSDLNENKNNLLKLSVVDDGTWGAATADELCYLFKCPHLMSKYLRYRESMSEEAKIQRSLVKLWTNFAKYGNPTPDKANPLSIKWPTYSNELKQYLHISNKMEVKQNLLQKEIQFWNKFIEKWGRRAVNGVVKDNYIKDEL, encoded by the exons ATGGTTCGAATAATgcttataaaactaataatttgtattttaaatatagcatTTGTGGTTTCAGATAGACCTATAGTCAAAACTACTCATGGTTATGTCGCTGGTGTGGAACTGAAAACTCTCTACGAAGGGCTGAAGTATTATGGTTTTATGGGAATCCCGTTTGCTGCTCCACCAATCAAAGAATTGAGATTCAAG GACCCAATAGAGATTGACCCTTGGCAGGAAACACTCGAAGCAACAAAGGAAAAGCCCGCTTGTGTTCAACACaataccaatattaaaaaaggtCAACCCATCGGGCAGTACGGCGTAGAAGATTGCCTGTATCTTGACATTTTCACCCCAAACATTGATGAAGTTCACAGACccgtcattatttttatttacaacgaAATGTTTCAAGTTggatataacaaaacaaaagattACGCGccagatttttttattgaagaaaacGTTATAGTAGTAACTCTAAGCCATAGATTGTCAGTTTTTGGTTTTCTATCTTTTGATGATGATGTTCTTCCAGGAAACGCAGGTTTGAAAGATATATACATAGCTATCAAAtggattaagaataatattgagCGATTTGGCGGAGATCCTGATAGGTTAACTCTAATGGGCTCTCAAGGAGGCGCTGTTTCAATTGACCTACTTATACACTCAGAGgctaataaattgtttaattcAGCCATTCTTCAAAGTGGCTCATCTCTAAGCCAATTATACTTAGAAAGAAATGTTCGAGAAAGGGCACTTAAACTCGGAGAACTATTAAAAATTCCTTCAACAACCAGCGAAAAGCTTCTCAAGGAGCTCCAAGACGTTTCACCTAATGAAATTCTTAAAGAGGAGCTCCGAGCAATGCCCAATCATTATAATGTAGAGAATCAAAGAGGTTTATTGCCTTTCGGGCCCGTTGTCGAGAGAGATGGTTTAATTAATCAACTTCCAGAAGATTCATTACAGGACGTTAATATTCCCATTATGATTGGTTATAATTCCCGAGAAGGTCTCGACGCTTCAATACAATATCTATTAGAGCCCAATTTTATTGGGAGCATAAATAGGAATTTTCCTCTCATAATGCCGAGACGATTGCGTTTTAAATTCGATCCTGAGAGTGACAGTTATATAGAAGCCGTCGAAGAGGTTAAGAAATTCTACTTCAAGAAAGCGATTACAATAAAAAGCGTGCCCCAATATGTGACTTATATTGGCGATATTCTTTCgtcttacaatattaatatgatgGCTGAGATGTATTCAAATAAGACGAacgtttacttttattattttgattactacagcgatttgaatgaaaataagaataatttactaAAGTTGTCTGTTGTCGATGATGGTACTTGGGGTGCAGCGACGGCAGACGAGCTTTGTTATTTGTTCAAATGTCCCCATTTGATGAGTAAATATTTAAGGTATAGAGAGTCAATGTCTGAAGAAGCAAAAATACAACGTAGTTTGGTAAAACTATGGACGAACTTTGCTAAGTACGG AAATCCCACACCAGACAAGGCAAATCCCTTAAGCATTAAATGGCCTACGTACAGTAATGAATTGAAGCAATATCTTCATATAAGTAACAAAATggaagtaaaacaaaatttattacaaaaagaaaTTCAATTTTGGAATAAGTTTATTGAGAAATGGGGTCGAAGGGCTGTTAATGGAGTTGTGAaggataattatataaaagatgaACTTTGA
- the LOC126972008 gene encoding juvenile hormone esterase-like isoform X2 produces MIQIIFKQLCQHFVHDVYRPIVKTTHGYVAGVELKTLYEGLKYYGFMGIPFAAPPIKELRFKDPIEIDPWQETLEATKEKPACVQHNTNIKKGQPIGQYGVEDCLYLDIFTPNIDEVHRPVIIFIYNEMFQVGYNKTKDYAPDFFIEENVIVVTLSHRLSVFGFLSFDDDVLPGNAGLKDIYIAIKWIKNNIERFGGDPDRLTLMGSQGGAVSIDLLIHSEANKLFNSAILQSGSSLSQLYLERNVRERALKLGELLKIPSTTSEKLLKELQDVSPNEILKEELRAMPNHYNVENQRGLLPFGPVVERDGLINQLPEDSLQDVNIPIMIGYNSREGLDASIQYLLEPNFIGSINRNFPLIMPRRLRFKFDPESDSYIEAVEEVKKFYFKKAITIKSVPQYVTYIGDILSSYNINMMAEMYSNKTNVYFYYFDYYSDLNENKNNLLKLSVVDDGTWGAATADELCYLFKCPHLMSKYLRYRESMSEEAKIQRSLVKLWTNFAKYGNPTPDKANPLSIKWPTYSNELKQYLHISNKMEVKQNLLQKEIQFWNKFIEKWGRRAVNGVVKDNYIKDEL; encoded by the exons ATAGACCTATAGTCAAAACTACTCATGGTTATGTCGCTGGTGTGGAACTGAAAACTCTCTACGAAGGGCTGAAGTATTATGGTTTTATGGGAATCCCGTTTGCTGCTCCACCAATCAAAGAATTGAGATTCAAG GACCCAATAGAGATTGACCCTTGGCAGGAAACACTCGAAGCAACAAAGGAAAAGCCCGCTTGTGTTCAACACaataccaatattaaaaaaggtCAACCCATCGGGCAGTACGGCGTAGAAGATTGCCTGTATCTTGACATTTTCACCCCAAACATTGATGAAGTTCACAGACccgtcattatttttatttacaacgaAATGTTTCAAGTTggatataacaaaacaaaagattACGCGccagatttttttattgaagaaaacGTTATAGTAGTAACTCTAAGCCATAGATTGTCAGTTTTTGGTTTTCTATCTTTTGATGATGATGTTCTTCCAGGAAACGCAGGTTTGAAAGATATATACATAGCTATCAAAtggattaagaataatattgagCGATTTGGCGGAGATCCTGATAGGTTAACTCTAATGGGCTCTCAAGGAGGCGCTGTTTCAATTGACCTACTTATACACTCAGAGgctaataaattgtttaattcAGCCATTCTTCAAAGTGGCTCATCTCTAAGCCAATTATACTTAGAAAGAAATGTTCGAGAAAGGGCACTTAAACTCGGAGAACTATTAAAAATTCCTTCAACAACCAGCGAAAAGCTTCTCAAGGAGCTCCAAGACGTTTCACCTAATGAAATTCTTAAAGAGGAGCTCCGAGCAATGCCCAATCATTATAATGTAGAGAATCAAAGAGGTTTATTGCCTTTCGGGCCCGTTGTCGAGAGAGATGGTTTAATTAATCAACTTCCAGAAGATTCATTACAGGACGTTAATATTCCCATTATGATTGGTTATAATTCCCGAGAAGGTCTCGACGCTTCAATACAATATCTATTAGAGCCCAATTTTATTGGGAGCATAAATAGGAATTTTCCTCTCATAATGCCGAGACGATTGCGTTTTAAATTCGATCCTGAGAGTGACAGTTATATAGAAGCCGTCGAAGAGGTTAAGAAATTCTACTTCAAGAAAGCGATTACAATAAAAAGCGTGCCCCAATATGTGACTTATATTGGCGATATTCTTTCgtcttacaatattaatatgatgGCTGAGATGTATTCAAATAAGACGAacgtttacttttattattttgattactacagcgatttgaatgaaaataagaataatttactaAAGTTGTCTGTTGTCGATGATGGTACTTGGGGTGCAGCGACGGCAGACGAGCTTTGTTATTTGTTCAAATGTCCCCATTTGATGAGTAAATATTTAAGGTATAGAGAGTCAATGTCTGAAGAAGCAAAAATACAACGTAGTTTGGTAAAACTATGGACGAACTTTGCTAAGTACGG AAATCCCACACCAGACAAGGCAAATCCCTTAAGCATTAAATGGCCTACGTACAGTAATGAATTGAAGCAATATCTTCATATAAGTAACAAAATggaagtaaaacaaaatttattacaaaaagaaaTTCAATTTTGGAATAAGTTTATTGAGAAATGGGGTCGAAGGGCTGTTAATGGAGTTGTGAaggataattatataaaagatgaACTTTGA
- the LOC126972008 gene encoding juvenile hormone esterase-like isoform X6 has product MGIPFAAPPIKELRFKDPIEIDPWQETLEATKEKPACVQHNTNIKKGQPIGQYGVEDCLYLDIFTPNIDEVHRPVIIFIYNEMFQVGYNKTKDYAPDFFIEENVIVVTLSHRLSVFGFLSFDDDVLPGNAGLKDIYIAIKWIKNNIERFGGDPDRLTLMGSQGGAVSIDLLIHSEANKLFNSAILQSGSSLSQLYLERNVRERALKLGELLKIPSTTSEKLLKELQDVSPNEILKEELRAMPNHYNVENQRGLLPFGPVVERDGLINQLPEDSLQDVNIPIMIGYNSREGLDASIQYLLEPNFIGSINRNFPLIMPRRLRFKFDPESDSYIEAVEEVKKFYFKKAITIKSVPQYVTYIGDILSSYNINMMAEMYSNKTNVYFYYFDYYSDLNENKNNLLKLSVVDDGTWGAATADELCYLFKCPHLMSKYLRYRESMSEEAKIQRSLVKLWTNFAKYGNPTPDKANPLSIKWPTYSNELKQYLHISNKMEVKQNLLQKEIQFWNKFIEKWGRRAVNGVVKDNYIKDEL; this is encoded by the exons ATGGGAATCCCGTTTGCTGCTCCACCAATCAAAGAATTGAGATTCAAG GACCCAATAGAGATTGACCCTTGGCAGGAAACACTCGAAGCAACAAAGGAAAAGCCCGCTTGTGTTCAACACaataccaatattaaaaaaggtCAACCCATCGGGCAGTACGGCGTAGAAGATTGCCTGTATCTTGACATTTTCACCCCAAACATTGATGAAGTTCACAGACccgtcattatttttatttacaacgaAATGTTTCAAGTTggatataacaaaacaaaagattACGCGccagatttttttattgaagaaaacGTTATAGTAGTAACTCTAAGCCATAGATTGTCAGTTTTTGGTTTTCTATCTTTTGATGATGATGTTCTTCCAGGAAACGCAGGTTTGAAAGATATATACATAGCTATCAAAtggattaagaataatattgagCGATTTGGCGGAGATCCTGATAGGTTAACTCTAATGGGCTCTCAAGGAGGCGCTGTTTCAATTGACCTACTTATACACTCAGAGgctaataaattgtttaattcAGCCATTCTTCAAAGTGGCTCATCTCTAAGCCAATTATACTTAGAAAGAAATGTTCGAGAAAGGGCACTTAAACTCGGAGAACTATTAAAAATTCCTTCAACAACCAGCGAAAAGCTTCTCAAGGAGCTCCAAGACGTTTCACCTAATGAAATTCTTAAAGAGGAGCTCCGAGCAATGCCCAATCATTATAATGTAGAGAATCAAAGAGGTTTATTGCCTTTCGGGCCCGTTGTCGAGAGAGATGGTTTAATTAATCAACTTCCAGAAGATTCATTACAGGACGTTAATATTCCCATTATGATTGGTTATAATTCCCGAGAAGGTCTCGACGCTTCAATACAATATCTATTAGAGCCCAATTTTATTGGGAGCATAAATAGGAATTTTCCTCTCATAATGCCGAGACGATTGCGTTTTAAATTCGATCCTGAGAGTGACAGTTATATAGAAGCCGTCGAAGAGGTTAAGAAATTCTACTTCAAGAAAGCGATTACAATAAAAAGCGTGCCCCAATATGTGACTTATATTGGCGATATTCTTTCgtcttacaatattaatatgatgGCTGAGATGTATTCAAATAAGACGAacgtttacttttattattttgattactacagcgatttgaatgaaaataagaataatttactaAAGTTGTCTGTTGTCGATGATGGTACTTGGGGTGCAGCGACGGCAGACGAGCTTTGTTATTTGTTCAAATGTCCCCATTTGATGAGTAAATATTTAAGGTATAGAGAGTCAATGTCTGAAGAAGCAAAAATACAACGTAGTTTGGTAAAACTATGGACGAACTTTGCTAAGTACGG AAATCCCACACCAGACAAGGCAAATCCCTTAAGCATTAAATGGCCTACGTACAGTAATGAATTGAAGCAATATCTTCATATAAGTAACAAAATggaagtaaaacaaaatttattacaaaaagaaaTTCAATTTTGGAATAAGTTTATTGAGAAATGGGGTCGAAGGGCTGTTAATGGAGTTGTGAaggataattatataaaagatgaACTTTGA
- the LOC126972007 gene encoding esterase FE4-like: protein MDKIIFIIALTTIVNGDVIVSTNSGKLAGKEVNSIIPGYKYYSFLGIPYAKPPTGTLRFKPPVPHEGWDDVLEAKKEKKTCAQFSLPESSKKEHGFSGDEDCLYLSIHSPKISAEIKKNPVIVFLYNVLFKTSYNGSKEFSPDFFMKENVIIVTINHRLGALGFLSFGDTVLPGNNGIKDIIIALKWIQENIKHFGGDSENMTLMGNQGGSVLVDILLRSPKAKGLFSKAILQSGTSWNSMAFGRESEKKAISLSEHLENKATTSKSIIERLSNVLAENITAAELLCSHPDEARSIQRGILPFAPVIEPDHPDAIITEYPEENKDKIEIPIMIGYNSREGIDLSERFLQKPQFLTYADRDFLMLLPIRTDFHFQNNDEVYFKAVQEIKDFYFNEGYIKVGKPGEYLSYIHDVSVFYPIDFTVRSYAEISSAPIYYYMFDYSGDLNYKKKSSLKDAVTIDGTWGSSTGDELCYLFICNPIRKTYKKLLDEEESEEIKVLETMVGLWTNFAKTGNPTPHADEVTWNPVTKEKKEILVISEELKMKTNLHEDKVRFWDDFLERYNNIAVDGVVKDLIKDEL from the exons AtggacaaaattatatttattattgcttTAACAACAATTGTGAATGGAGATGTGATTGTTTCTACAAACTCAGGCAAACTAGCCGGAAAGGAAGTAAACTCCATAATTCCTGGTTACAAGTATTACTCTTTTTTGGGCATACCATATGCGAAACCTCCAACTGGAACACTTCGATTCAAG CCTCCAGTTCCTCATGAAGGTTGGGACGATGTTTTAGAagcaaagaaagaaaaaaaaacatgcgcACAATTCAGTTTACCAGAGAGTTCTAAAAAAGAACATGGATTTAGTGGGGATGAGGACTGCCTTTACTTAAGCATTCACTCACCCAAAATTTCggctgaaataaaaaaaaatcctgtcaTTGTTTTCCTCTACAATGTACTATTTAAGACATCATACAATGGCTCTAAAGAATTCTCACCTGACTTTTTCATGAaagaaaatgttattattgtcACTATTAATCACAGACTTGGAGCACTCGGCTTTTTATCTTTTGGAGATACTGTACTACCTGGAAATAATGggataaaagatattattatagccTTAAAATGGatacaagaaaatattaaacattttggAGGTGATTCTGAAAATATGACACTAATGGGTAACCAAGGTGGAAGTGTTTTAGTTGACATACTATTACGATCACCTAAGGCAAAGGGACTTTTCAGCAAAGCTATCCTACAAAGTGGAACATCATGGAATTCTATGGCATTTGGAAGAGAATCAGAAAAGAAGGCAATTAGTCTATCAGAACATCTTGAGAATAAAGCTACAACGAGTAAGTCTATAATTGAGAGACTATCAAATGTGTTAGCAGAGAATATTACTGCAGCTGAACTGTTATGCTCTCATCCAGATGAAGCAAGGTCTATTCAAAGAGGCATACTTCCGTTTGCTCCTGTAATTGAACCGGATCATCCTGATGCTATTATAACAGAATATCCTGaagaaaataaagataaaattgaaATACCAATAATGATTGGTTACAACTCCCGAGAGGGTATCGATCTATCCGAAAGATTTCTTCAAAAGCCTCAGTTTCTTACCTACGCTGATAGAGATTTCCTAATGTTACTGCCAATTCGGACTGACTTTCATTTCCAGAATAATGATGAGGTATATTTTAAAGCGGTACAAGAAATAAAGGATTTTTACTTTAACGAAGGCTATATTAAAGTTGGGAAACCCGGTGAATATTTATCCTACATACACGATGTTTCAGTATTTTATCCCATTGATTTTACTGTTAGATCATATGCGGAAATTTCGTCGGCTCCCATTTACTACTATATGTTTGACTACAGTGGAGATTTGAATTACAAGAAGAAGTCTTCGCTAAAAGATGCAGTAACAATCGATGGCACGTGGGGATCTTCAACTGGGGATGAATTgtgttacttatttatttgcAATCCAATAAggaaaacatacaaaaaactgtTAGACGAAGAAGAGTCTGAAGAGATTAAAGTATTGGAGACAATGGTGGGCTTATGGACAAATTTTGCAAAAACTGG CAATCCTACGCCACATGCAGATGAGGTTACTTGGAATCCAGTGACGAAAGAAAAAAAGGAAATTCTAGTTATAAGTGaagagttaaaaatgaaaaccAACCTCCATGAAGATAAAGTAAGATTCTGGGATGATTTTCTTGAAAGATACAATAATATAGCAGTTGATGGAGTTGTTAAAGATTTAATTAAAGATGAATTATAG